The Penaeus monodon isolate SGIC_2016 chromosome 1, NSTDA_Pmon_1, whole genome shotgun sequence DNA window atatatatatatatatatatatataattatatatatatatatatatatatatatatatacatatatatatatatatgtataatatatatatatatatatatatatatatatatatatatatatatatatatatattttgtgtgtgtgtgtgtgtgtgtgtgtgtgtgtgtgtgtgtgttgtgtgtgtgtgtgtgtgtgtgtgcgtaaggggagaaaataggaaagaagaaatggaaagtatatatatatatatatatatatatatatatatatatatatatatatatctactatctatctatctatgtatgtatatatatatatatatatatatatatatatatatatatatatatatatatatatatatatatatatatatatatatatatatatgtatgaatatgtgtgagtGTTCCTTATGggttatcctcttttttcttaattcagtCACATTAATCTGAGAAAACGTATTTACGAACTTATTTGTTCCCTTTGACCTGTCGCAAGGACCCTGTTTTTACCTACCCTAAGACTACACAAAGCTCTCGTTTACCACGTTTCAACGGCCGGATCGCAGAATGCATTCCTTGTAATGTTAGGCCGATGTACGCCCCATGTATTCCTTATAATGTATGGCCAATGTATGCCGCATGTATTCCCTGTAACGTATGGTAGGAGCccgatagatgggtagatggtagatggcgagcttagggtgtaaggtagacaaccaagatgtaaTGTAATGGTGGAGTGCGGCTGCTCCTGGGAGCGAGGTGCTGCTTCTTGGCTTCCCGCAGGGAGTATGCCTATCatctatgtatgcatttatgcacacacacacattcgcacacacacacacacacacacacacacacacacacacacacacacacacacacacacacacacacacacacacacacacacacacacactcacacacacacatacacaccacacacacacacacacacacacacacacaacacacacacacacacacacacacatacacacacatatatatatatatatatatatatatatataatatatatatatatatatttatatttgtgtgtgtgtgtgtgtggtgtgtgtgtgtgtgtgtgtgtgtgtgtgtgtgtgtgtgtgtgttgtgtgtgtgtgtgtgttgtgtgtgttatatgtatatatatatatatatatatatatatatatatatatatatatatatatatatatatatttatatgtttgtttatatatatatgtgtgtgtgtgtgtgtgtgtgtgtgtgtggggtggtgtgtgggtgtgtgtgtgtgtgtgtgtgtgtgtgtgtgtgtgtgtgtgttttgtgtgtgtgtgtgtgtgtgtgtgtgtgtgtgtggggtgtgtgtgtgtgttacatgcatatgtatgtgtctatatataaaatatatatatatatatatatatatatatatatatatatatatatatatatatgtatgtatatatatataaaatattatatatatatatatatatatatatatatatatatatatatatatatatatatatataagcatttattacatatgttatatgttatgatatgcggtgaatgttataatatataggcTGTTATttgatataagaataaaaaaaagcacgTCATTCTCGTACTACATAGTCAAGATCGCCCAGTAACATAATATACTCTTCTTGGCTGACTCGCTGTGACATGAGAAATGGGCCCGCGCGAGTCATTGAATTTGATTCGCCTGGTATGCAAATACAGGCGAAATCATTTCTATAGCTGCAAGACGTCTGTGAGTGTATATGCTttgtatgtgtgggcgtgtgtgtgtgtgtgtgtgtgtgtgtgtgtgtgtgtgtgtgtgtgtgtgcttatcccCTATCCTATCCTCTGGCTTACTCAGACGCTGTGGGTCACGACACAATCTGCTCCTCCAGTGTGCGAGCGATGCCGGCGTCAGCGCCAGGACTCCCTTCACTACGGCTCCTTGTGGTCCTCGCTGCCGCGTCTGTCGCTCCTTCGGCGTCGGCTGAAGACATGGGTTAGTGCGGTGTCTTGCTTTTGCAGTTAAAGATCtgcgtttgtttattcattctgcCGCTGCTGATAAGATGTATCGGGGAGAACATCAGAAAACATTGTAGAGTAGGTAGAGTATTGGAAGTAATATATCAAGGGAGAAAGcgtgtatgtaagagagagagagggggggggggagatataggaagagagagagaaaaagaccatacataaagagagagaaagagagatccatTTGTGTGAGGGCGGGGGTgtaaggatgagaaagaaaaacgtgtctacagagaagggggaaagaagcatAGGGCctacatacaaagagagaaaaagaaaaaacgtagatatatatatatagagagagagagagaaggacaaaaaagGGACTGTGAcaaagagagaagtggggaaacagacagaaaggagatagaaagagatacagagatagagggaggagtgagtgagtgagtgagtgagtgagtgagtgagtgagagagagagagagagagagagagagagagagagagagagagagagagaaaggaaaacacgcATGTGCgttcgtacacacatacatacacacacataaagagagagagagagagagagagagagagagagagagagagagagagagagagcaaacaaatGCGAACGGATGATGTGAACACAAGCAAAGCGAGAGCCACAGAGCTagaatcgagagagaaagagaggcagacacacaagGAGCCAGACACCCGCATCTCTTAAGGGTTGGAGAAACACAGCAGAATCTAGTACGATGTAGTGGCTTAGTCATCTCTTCATTATACCTTATATATTTCATTGATTtagttgttttcttcttttcttttctttttctctctattttctttctttttatttgcatCTTTATCTCTTCCAGCTCCACCTCCACATCCTTATCCTCCACATTATCTACAACCTCCGTCATCACCTACACATCTTTCGCCACCACGTCTGTCTCCAACTGTAACTACCTCCGCCTGAATCTATACCTCCACCCACGCCTCGCCTCCACTTCCACTGCCATCTCTACCTTcatctcccttccactctctcactCCACCTCCATCTCTACCACTATACTCTACTTTCCACCATCAACGccttccaccacctccaccacctcctcctccacctccacctccaccacctcctcctccacctccaccaccttctcctccacctccaccacctcctcctccatctccaccacctactcctccacctccacaacctcctcctccccccctcctcctcctactcctcctccacctccaacttcccttctcctccacctcctcctgcccGCACATGAGTGACGTCATGTTGCGTTTCGAAATTCTAAAAAGGGCTCGTGTTTATGATATTGTGGCTGATAAAAACGAATAAACTTCTTGGATGGTTGAGAGTAAGTTGGTGGTAGGGGATGGGACTGGTATGGGTTGGAGAGGCAATGAAATGAAGTTAAAATGAGACAAGtcctttcgcacacacacacactcgtgtacacacacacacacacactcgtgtacacacacacacacgcacatatgtgtatgtatatatgtgtgtgtatgtatatatatatatatatatgtatatatatatatatatatatatatatatatatatatatatatgattatatatatatatatatatatatacatatatattatatatatatatatatatatatatatatatatatatattatatatataaaattatattatatatataatatatatatatatatatatatatgtatatatatatatatatatatatatatatatgtatgaaagatggaataatgcaatgccgcattgatatcgataaataacatatatgtatatatacataaattatatatatatatatatatatatatattgtgtgtgtgtgtgtgtgtgtgtgtgtgtgtgtgtgtgtgtgtgtgtgtgtgtgtgtgtgtgtgtgtgtgtgtgtgtgtgtgtgtgtgtgtgtatgtgtgtgtgtgtgtgtgttttgtgtgtgtgtgtgtgtgcgtgtgtgtgtacatatatatatatatatatatatattatatatatatatatatatatatatatatatatatgtatatatatatatatatatatatacatatgtatatatatatatatatatatatatatatatatatatttatatatatatatatatatatatatatatatatatatatatatatatacacatatatatatacaccaacacatatatgcaAGTGTATACAAGTCAGCGCGTGCGTGCGTAACCACGCCCCCTGCATTCCCCAGACTGCAGCCGGTCTGCGAGCTACCTCGACTACGTCCTCCACGGGGGCGAGCGAACCGCTACCTTCTTCGTCAGCGGCAGGGACGAGGGCCTGGAGGCGGTGCGGATTCGTGTCTATGACTACGACAACCACTGGGATTTCGCGCTCAAGCCGTCTCACTTCCGCCACGACCTCCGGTGGGAGGAATGGTACAACGTCACAGTAGCTCAAGAGGAGGAGCGCCTGGAGGTGACGATAGGACCTTCCATccttactctctccttttctcttccatgcTTTTTTTTAGTTCGTGCGCTTCCGtcactctttttttcatcttttcttcttttgctcaagaaaatgagaaacgtcatgtattattcatcttttacttctactttcgtttttttttatgtttttttttttttatcattatatcctttCGCCTTCTTATGACGCTCTATTTTTCACTGTTATAAGAtcttgacaatgatgatgatgtactattagtaatattagtagtaccTCTTTTACCACAGTTATCATAATAACCAATCTTATTAATTTTCACCCCTAGGTATTTGTCAACGGCAGAATCGCCACCTACCAACAGGCAGTAGACAGCACAAAAATTACTCATATAACAGTGATCCTTAAAGGCGAAGGCAACCTGACATGGTGTGATCCACGTGGAGGTAAGAATAAGATACTGAAATTACGTTATActcaataataaagatgattgatATCCAGAATCTAAttgtctatatcattattttgaattatatagtgatgatttttctctctctgctcacaGACTATACGAGACTGCAAATTGCCCTCATTGCTTCTGGTGTTGCAGCGGCagtgttgttgctgatgttggtGTTACTTTGGTGCTGGTGCAAGCGACGTCGATCGCTGTAGCtccgaacacacacatacacacacacacacacacacacacacacacacacacacacacacacacacacacacacacacacacacacacacacacacacacacacacacacacacacacacacacacacacacacacacacacacacacacacatacatacatacacacgcatatataatgagagggagaagagaaaagacagacgcaaggggggagggatggatgatggaggagaaagggagtgagagaaaatgagagagagaatgagagagagagagagagagagagagagagagagggggggagatagagagagagagagagaagagagagaggggtggggggaggtcggagaaacaaagagagagaaaaggtgaataagaagagaaatggtTTAGACGAGATATGTAAGATACAAATAATTtcaaggaataaagagaaaaatatgaatatataaaacaagtacataaaaagaagaaaaacacactgTGTCATTACCCTGTTGTAAGTTTTATCTTCTTGCACTATAGAGATAAATCAGGAGGGTACATTCCCTTTTCAAGAAGCGCTTATCATACCTTCCATGACGGCAAAAAAGACTTGTGATTTTGGGTCATTTTCGCTCCTGATAAAATCTTAAACAGAGAAAGTAAATGTGAAGGGAGCATTCCCCTTCTCTTATCTTATCGACTCTATGAAACGCAGAAAAATATATTGTGGATAGTTATCAGATAGTTAattgatataaagaatataacaaCTGTTTTTTGTATCGGTGTATgtaaaccgagagagagagagagagagagagagagagagagagagagagagagagagagagagagagagagagagagagagagagagagagagagagagagagagagagagatggagaagaagatttGAGAAGTTTATTTATAGCACAATTCCCAAGTACTGCGGGGAAATAAGTTTAAGCATCTACGTCAGGAGTTCTTAATCTGGGGTTTCAGGGGGTCCTGATGATCAgatattttattgtttactttaaagtttaataataatttgtctatctcatatatgtatgagacaatcaaatctcaacaaataaagtaaattatacaCACTGCATACAAAActtgtgtttatgtgaatgttTCTGGGGAAGGGGATCCATAATTTTCATCCCATATTTAAAGGGATCCGTGGTTCTAAAGATGTTAAGATGACCTAAGCATATTGTACGTACGTCTATTGACTTCACTATCACCCTGCACGGGTAAAGTGTTATCGAAACAAAATATGTCAgctatattaaaaacaaatgcaGTCACTTTTTTAGTCGTATTTGTATAAAGATTTGTATAAACATTTGCTGGGACTGGTAACTATAATCGTTGAGGTGGAGaagaatgttaattttttttctctgcaattTACGAATACGTAGTCATGACAGATAATAGTGGGCCATGTTAAACCCTCCCCACCCAACCTACTAACCGGCGCAGCTCATCTTACACTCCGAGGCTGGTAACTACACTAGCGAACAAAGAGTCTGATTCGAGACTGTTGGTTGTTTTTTCCTTGACGCATTGTTGTATTGCCCTCGGAGGAGTGAAGAGTAAAAGTAAGCAACCGACACAATTGTGGCTTAGacagtatatttaatatatatatatatatatatatatatatattatatatatatatatatgtattatatatatatatatatattaatatatatatatatatatatatatatatatataatatatatatatatatatatatatatatatatatatattatatatatatatatatattatatatatatatatattaatataatatatatatattatatatatatatatatatatatattatatatatatatatatatatatattatattatataataattagatagatatgatagatagatagataatgatagataattgtgtggtgtgtgtgtggtgttgtgtgtgtgtgtgatgtttgtgtatatatctatctatctatctatctatctcttctcttctctctctcttctctctctatatattattatatatatatatttataatatattataatatatagtacatatataatatatatatatatatatatatatatatgatatatatgatatatatatgatatatacatacaaatattatatacatatttcttcttttaacggtaggttcatgtctgagccgccgtggtcacagcatgatacttaattgtagttttcatgttgtagtagtagtacgtagtagggtccccagttcctttccacggagagtgccggtggtacctttttaggtaattattctctctatttatccgggcttgggaccagcacttgacttgggctggcttgaccacccagtggctaggtaggcaatcaaggtgaagttccttgcccaagggaacaacgcggcggtcggtgactcgaaccctcgaattcagactgccgtcgtgacagtcttgagtccgacgctctaaccattcggccaccgcggccttatatatacatatatatatatatatatatatatatatatatatatatatatatatatatatatatatatatatatgcttaagaccaaaaaattaaagatgtaattgtaaaaaataagttGACATAGAGGATTAGAAGAAATTTGAATAAAGGAATGCACCACGACTATCTGCGCCGGGTCTAAAAATGCCGACACCATTGGTGCTGCCCAATGTACTATGAACAATGTAAAGCAGTGGTTCCTAAGCTTTTTAGAGTTACGGACTCCTTCCAGAATCTGATGAAAGCTATTGACCAACTTTCTTAgaaatattaacttttatatacatatatatatatatatatatatatatatatatatatatatatatatatatatatatatatatatatatatatatatatatgcttaagaccaaaaaattaaagatgtaattgtaaaaaataagttGACATAGAGGATTAGAAGAAATTTGAATAAAGGAATGCACCACGACTATCTGCGCCGGGTCTAAAAATGCCGACACCATTGGTGCTGCCCAATGTACTATGAACAATGTAAAGCAGTGGTTCCTAAGCTTTTTAGAGTTACGGACTCCTTCCAGAATCTAATGAAAGCTATTGACCAACTTTCCTAGAAATATTAACTTAAACACGTTTTCGTAtgcagtatgtataatatactttcTTTACTTCGATTTGAGTGTCTCGTACATACACGAGATACGCAAAATAttactaaacaaataaacaatctaAAAAAACACTCCTTTTTATACAAAAAGTAATTATATCTTTAATCTGAGCCTCACGGATCCCCTGAAACCCATCATGGACAGTTGCAAAAGAGACTACGAAGGCTGGAATTGGATGGTCTGCCGGGATGCCTCAGTTGAACAAGGCCACACAATGAATTCAGATAATGTGAAGCCCCATGCCATACATTCAGAAAGAGTCAGAAGTGGTTGTTGAGAACTTCTGTGATTTCACCATCCCCGATTTCTGGCCTCCTAATTCCCCCGATTGTAAGCCCATGGAATTCTATAGTTAGTCATGGTTGAGAAAGATCGAGGCCGAACAGGTGCCTAAAGGGTCGGTCATATTAATGTCTTCTGTCcggggatccctttacagaactggatgtttcccttgctgtaaacggatccgaTATGCAAATCCCTCCGAAGCGCGAAAACGCactgtcggtatttcatccctgcctctATAGCTGAAATctattgccgaaacaaaaactataatataattactcattacttagaatctttttaaaaattattgtatatcatgataaaaacaaacttaattattagacacagagatatattgcatcgaacaacgctgtctcattaaatgtttatagataattcggataaaagttcatttgactaacgaacacAAACATCAACCTACTTCGGcacgccaaaagcatggagctctcttcggaagttattttcgccttgttggataaagtgagagtcaaagaACCGTTGCGGAACAccagtcataaggattataaaagcaggaatgtgaaaagaacattaatgggtGAAATAAGCAATGAATGGCCGAactacgcacatcaactctccacaaatatatcatttttacctcacattcctaatctaaaatataggtaaatcttaaatataggtaaatcttattTTAGCAATGGCATGCAGCAGTAAGtcatatcatattagtgtccgaagggacattgaatgtagtgtgaccaatccctctctgtagctgaccagacttcctatctggggatcctagggcagaatagactagtgtgaccttcgcttagGATCAATGCCATTTCACGATCGTCACACGGTCACAGTGCGGAAACATGCGCAATGTCTTGAGGCTGTGGTGGAAGCTCAGGATGGCTGCTCTAAATAAATTATCTCCCAGCCATAATCTAGTTTGCATGTTTGATAAATAATGTTTCCTTTACCTTTTATGCAAATTCAGATTGACCCTAATCATGcccatgtatgcatacataaacgtatgtgtttgtgtgtctctgtgtatatgtgtgtgtgtgtgtgtgtgtgtgtgtgtgtgtgtgtgtgtgtgtgtgtgtgtgtgtacggacatTAACGGCATATTATGAG harbors:
- the LOC119597993 gene encoding uncharacterized protein LOC119597993, which translates into the protein MPASAPGLPSLRLLVVLAAASVAPSASAEDMDCSRSASYLDYVLHGGERTATFFVSGRDEGLEAVRIRVYDYDNHWDFALKPSHFRHDLRWEEWYNVTVAQEEERLEVFVNGRIATYQQAVDSTKITHITVILKGEGNLTWCDPRGDYTRLQIALIASGVAAAVLLLMLVLLWCWCKRRRSL